A genomic window from Megalobrama amblycephala isolate DHTTF-2021 linkage group LG2, ASM1881202v1, whole genome shotgun sequence includes:
- the LOC125262425 gene encoding piggyBac transposable element-derived protein 4 isoform X1 yields the protein MERRFNIAEAIIESSEEERDVILPMTSDEFMEEERDATLHTSDGFMEMERESNLHASDGLMEEERDATLHESDGFMEEKRYVTLHTSDGFMEEERHLEEEAESEEELFDQASETEDNTELDPDYQSTDGEEEEEEEEDKEEEEEKVPPEVEAAYQSKNGNIMWTSTTPSERQGSKTPARFIIKMTPGPTRFACSNAEDIKSTFELFFPDKIKKNLIEMTNLEGKRVFHKAWKNLDWIDLQAYFGLLILAGVYRSHHEALGSLWNSVSGRAIFRATMPRSTFTMISRIFCFYKRGAGPGRQKRDKLAPVRDVWEKWVERLPLMYNPGPNVTVDECLVPFRGRCPFKQYMPSKPSKYGIKIWAACDSRSSYAWNMQIYTGKAADRKPEKNQGMRVVLDMTSGLQGHTITCDNFFTSYALGEELLQRKMSMIGTVRSNKPELPPALLSKKDRPRLSSMFAFTETHALVSYCPRKNKNVLLMSTFHRDAAISSEDHKKPQIILDYNQTKGGVDTLDKVVATYTCQRITRHWPMVIFFNMLDVSAYNSFVLWTEINPTWQKTKQYRRRLFLEELGEALVTPYMKRRQHLPRTQSSQNMVKEAQATPQPPSYSKVMGEHERSPRKKAPFSPVSTPSKRKRCQVCESKNARKTTMTCNKCNMYICGTHAVITSYCYTCKKV from the exons ATGGAGAGAAGGTTTAATATTGCGGAGGCAATAATTGAATCTAGTGAAGAGGAAAGGGACGTGATCCTACCTATGACAAGTGATGAATTTATGGAAGAGGAAAGAGATGCGACCCTACATACAAGTGATGGATTCATGGAAATGGAAAGAGAATCGAACCTACATGCAAGTGATGGATTAATGGAAGAGGAAAGAGATGCGACCCTACATGAAAGTGATGGATTTATGGAAGAGAAAAGATATGTGACCCTACATACAAGTGATGGATTTATGGAAGAGGAAAGACACCTGGAAGAAGAAGCTGAGTCGGAGGAGGAACTCTTCGATCAAGCTTCTGAAACAGAGGACAATACAGAATTGGACCCAGACTACCAATCTACTGatggggaagaggaagaagaagaggaagaagacaaggaagaggaagaagaaaagGTCCCTCCTGAGGTGGAGGCCGCTTACCAGTCCAAAAACGGGAACATAATGTGGACTTCAACAACTCCTTCTGAGAGACAAGGGAGCAAGACACCAGCTCGTTTTATCATAAAAATGACCCCTGGACCAACCAGGTTTGCATGTTCCAATGCCGAAGacataaaatcaacatttgaattgtttttcccagataaaattaaaaagaactTAATTGAAATGACCAATTTAGAGGGGAAACGTGTGTTTCATAAAGCCTGGAAGAACCTGGACTGGATAGACTTACAGGCCTATTTTGGTCTGCTGATCCTGGCGGGCGTGTATCGATCCCATCATGAGGCTTTGGGCAGCTTATGGAACAGTGTATCGGGGAGGGCAATTTTTCGTGCTACCATGCCAAGGAGTACTTTTACCATGATTTCAAGGATCTTCTGCTTTTACAAAAGGGGTGCAGGGCCTGGCCGACAGAAACGTGACAAGCTGGCACCAGTAAGGGACGTTTGGGAAAAATGGGTCGAACGCCTGCCGCTCATGTACAACCCAGGCCCGAATGTCACTGTGGACGAGTGCCTGGTCCCTTTCAGAGGTCGCTGTCCCTTCAAACAATACATGCCGAGTAAACCGAGCAAGTACGGAATTAAAATCTGGGCGGCGTGCGATTCCAGATCGAGCTACGCATGGAACATGCAGATCTACACTGGGAAAGCTGCTGACAGAAAGCCAGAAAAGAACCAGGGAATGCGTGTGGTCTTGGACATGACCTCTGGTCTACAGGGACACACCATCACATGTGACAACTTTTTCACCTCGTACGCCCTCGGCGAAGAGCTGCTCCAAAGAAAAATGAGCATGATCGGAACAGTCCGATCAAACAAGCCTGAGCTCCCACCTGCGCTCCTGTCAAAAAAAGACCGGCCCCGACTTTCATCCATGTTCGCCTTCACAGAGACGCACGCTCTTGTGTCCTACTGTcccagaaaaaataaaaacgtgCTTTTGATGAGTACATTTCACAGAGATGCCGCAATAAGCAGCGAAGACCACAAGAAGCCGCAAATAATCCTAGACTACAACCAGACCAAAGGTGGAGTTGACACCCTTGACAAG GTGGTGGCCACATACACCTGTCAAAGGATAACACGTCATTGGCCCATGGTGATTTTCTTTAACATGCTGGATGTCTCCGCCTACAATTCTTTTGTGCTGTGGACGGAAATAAATCCTACATGGCAAAAAACGAAGCAATACAGAAGGAGACTCTTTCTGGAAGAGCTAGGGGAAGCTTTGGTGACTCCCTACATGAAAAGACGGCAACACCTTCCCCGCACGCAATCCTCTCAGAATATGGTAAAGGAAGCACAAGCCACCCCCCAACCTCCCTCGTACAGTAAAGTGATGGGAGAGCACGAACGCTCTCCGAGAAAGAAAGCCCCCTTCTCGCCAGTATCAACCCCCTCCAAGAGGAAAAGGTGTCAGGTCTGTGAATCAAAGAATGCCAGAAAAACCACTATGACGTGCAACAAGTGTAACATGTACATTTGCGGGACACACGCTGTTATAACAAGTTACTGCTACACTTGCAAGAAAGTTTAA